The Primulina tabacum isolate GXHZ01 chromosome 7, ASM2559414v2, whole genome shotgun sequence genome includes a window with the following:
- the LOC142551911 gene encoding uncharacterized protein LOC142551911 isoform X2 — translation MSLAFPHKECLLMSFAIHKRTSLPSRHHRKRRRLRPCSHFNPSSLISDNLFHGLLSQLPSLSYLDYIAPTLGFTSGLAFYFSSKSHKLIPIPEERSGFDSTVGEWILFSSPTPFNRFVTLRCPSIRFPEGELLENVNEKLVKEGTHFVNLNCGRIVQGKSEEDDILEKLAYQRLCVGTEDGGVLSLDWPANLELEEERGWDTTVFIVPGTAEGSYEGKIKRLVRECLRRGVFPVVMNPRGCAGSPLITPRLFTAADSDDIFTAVQFIHKKRPWTTFMGVGLGYGANMLTKYLVEYGERTPLTAATCIDNPFDLEVATRSTMEDMKLTGGLIGILQRNKELFQGRGKGFDVEKALLASSTRDFDNAISVVSHGFDNVENFYEKSSTLDVVGKVKIPVLFIQNDGGTFPTFSIPRGLIAENPYTSLLLCSHSSSGRDSLLNFSWCLNLTIEWLNAVELGLLKGRHPLLKDVDFTVNPSKGLPFFGDNTSSKADGENKLLNFPNGFSAKNSTSKMLHVYDTEGKLHPRSARDIGRMPPQTGLQDEGSDVGHQLNASDAKEEDEASKSFENERGQALQTAQVMMNMLDVTMPDTLSEEQKKKVLDAVGQGEMLMKALEDAVPEDVREKLISSVSEIVQSQRSNLKFNEMLGLGHIPDVASGLNSKLQEKIGLSRGSGDEEARFSDQNKKSNEAGDGSRVDMELANQPSEELEKANDSGLSQSDNNLANNLKKMEKEKVEGQSNLKEKDNEDGYDVSNDQSKVKEADHVDGNSDAPSSSTETQPAENKAENNQENKEKEPLSVSTQTDAAPPSFNMSSALDALTGFDDSTQVAVNGVFQAIEGMLAQLQAKREDQNQVKDESDKLDVNRRDAEKNLTEDTRNLKDHDHNPESVGNMWRNPGYLATFPYGDPLYKEYLRAYLLSELRKSRPAVLGAKSALPFYYFPKDGQWRLLEQIEDDGASGEKFTTREGDSRDSPNSKTKYTDNIIEPSYVILDSGKQQKINDGFEEMDMASERTDFGKLDESMFFVKNLIVECLNVEVSRRVSADMEELESEIARDIERVANAVSLAARHEKEDMREQNEHPSNTLGSLHGENIVRAISFAIQDTEYLKRVLPVGVIVGSSLASLRKFFNVSALDSDGEKDSNFHQVQKSKASFIPVDKKETDARLPVKFEDESSLCLPVSKDEDKIAVQCSSGNNVMLGAVTTALGASAFFIGQQDTETGGSLMDSRKEEANSADPSELEEIPERTQKNIVTSLAEKAMSVASPVVPTTEDGEVDHARLVSMLAELGQKGGILKLVGKVALLWGGIRGAMSVTDRLISFLHIAERPLFQRILGFIFMVLLLWSPVIIPLFPSLMRSWTTPNPFKIVELTCITSLYISIMIMVMLWGKRIRKYDDPLLQYGLDFTSIPKFRNFLMGLAGGTMLVLMIQSVNSLLGCVQLCWPTTLSLPYSEPFTLMKSYASMLLLIVQGIATATGVATVEELLFRSWLPEEISSDFGYHRGLIISGLAFSLSQRSIWEIPGLWLLSLSLSGARQRSEGSLSLPVGIRTGILACSLILKTGGFLKYRPYLPIWFTGGHPSQPFSGVVGLAFSLVLAIIMYPRRSPLHETKTSRATKN, via the exons ATGAGCCTCGCTTTCCCACACAAGGAATGCCTGCTTATGTCCTTCGCAATCCACAAGAGAACCTCCCTTCCTTCCCGCCATCACCGGAAACGCCGTCGTTTGAGACCCTGTAGCCACTTCAATCCTTCATCTTTGATTTCCGATAATTTATTTCATGGCCTACTATCTCAACTTCCTTCGCTAAGCTACCTTGATTACATTGCCCCGACTCTCGGGTTCACCTCTGGCCTCGCTTTCTATTTTTCTTCTAAATCCCATAAATTGATTCCGATCCCTGAAGAAAGGAGTGGTTTTGATTCTACTGTCGGGGAGTGGATTTTGTTTTCGAGCCCTACTCCGTTTAATCGCTTCGTGACGTTGCGTTGCCCGTCAATTCGTTTCCCTGAAGGTGAATTGCTGGAGAATGTGAATGAGAAGCTCGTTAAAGAGGGTACGCATTTTGTGAATTTGAACTGTGGGAGGATAGTTCAGGGTAAGAGCGAGGAGGATGACATCCTGGAAAAGTTGGCGTATCAGAGGCTCTGTGTTGGCACGGAGGATGGTGGAGTTTTGTCCTTGGATTGGCCGGCTAATTTGGAGTTAGAGGAGGAGCGAGGATGGGATACTACAGTTTTTATTGTTCCAGGAACTGCAGAAGGGAGTTATGAGGGGAAAATCAAGCGATTGGTTCGTGAGTGTTTGAGAAGAGGGGTGTTTCCAGTTGTCATGAATCCAAGAGGGTGTGCGGGCTCACCATTGATCACTCCGCG GTTATTTACCGCCGCTGACAGCGATGATATCTTCACAGCTGTTCAGTTTATTCACAAGAAAAGACCGTGGACAACATTTATGGGTGTGGGCTTGGGATATGGTGCCAATATGTTGACAAAGTACTTGGTTGAATATGGAGAGAGAACACCTCTAACAGCTGCAACATGCATAGACAATCCATTTGACTTAGAGGTGGCCACTCGATCAACTATGGAGGATATGAAGCTAACAGGAGGGTTGATCGGAATACTTCAACGTAACAAG GAATTATTTCAAGGTCGAGGAAAAGGATTTGATGTGGAAAAAGCTCTCTTGGCATCATCCACTAGAGATTTTGACAATGCGATATCAGTAGTGTCCCATGGATTTGATAACGTTGAAAACTTCTATGAGAAATCCAGCACACTAGATGTGGTGGGCAAAGTGAAGATTCCTGTTCTTTTTATTCAG AACGATGGTGGAACATTTCCAACGTTTTCCATTCCAAGGGGTTTGATTGCTGAAAATCCGTACACAAGTTTGCTTCTTTGTTCTCATTCATCATCTGGTAGAGATAGTTTATTAAATTTCTCTTGGTGCCTGAATCTAACGATCGAG TGGCTCAATGCTGTAGAGCTTGGACTTCTAAAAGGCCGTCACCCACTTCTGAAAGACGTCGATTTCACTGTAAATCCTTCGAAGGGTTTGCCATTCTTCGGTGATAATACTTCTAGTAAAGCTGATGGTGAGAACAAGCTCCTGAATTTCCCTAATGGATTCTCTGCTAAAAATTCTACATCAAAGATGCTGCACGTATATGATACCGAGGGGAAACTTCATCCAAGATCAGCAAGAGATATAGGAAGGATGCCTCCTCAAACTGGACTGCAAGATGAGGGTAGTGATGTAGGACATCAACTTAATGCTAGTGACGCAAAAGAAGAAGACGAAGCATCTAAATCTTTCGAGAATGAAAGAGGACAAGCGCTGCAAACTGCACAAGTGATGATGAATATGCTTGACGTGACTATGCCAGATACTCTTTCAGAAGAACAGAAAAAGAAG GTCCTTGATGCTGTGGGTCAAGGGGAGATGCTGATGAAAGCGTTGGAAGATGCGGTACCTGAAGATGTACGAGAAAAGCTTATTAgctctgtttctgaaattgtGCAGAGTCAAAGGTCTAATCTAAAATTTAATGAAATGTTGGGATTGGGGCACATTCCCGATGTGGCATCAGGACTGAACTCAAAATTGCAAGAAAAAATTGGACTATCAAGAGGAAGTGGTGATGAGGAGGCTCGCTTTTCTGATCAAAATAAAAAGAGCAATGAAGCTGGAGATGGTTCTCGTGTAGATATGGAGTTAGCAAATCAGCCGTCAGAAGAACTTGAAAAAGCTAATGATTCAGGTTTGAGTCAATCGGACAACAATCTTGCCAACAACctgaagaaaatggaaaaagaaaAAGTTGAAGGTCAATCAAACCTGAAAGAAAAGGATAACGAGGATGGCTATGATGTATCAAATGATCAAAGCAAGGTGAAAGAAGCTGATCACGTTGATGGAAATTCTGATGCTCCATCCTCCTCTACTGAGACTCAACCCGCAGAAAATAAAGCAGAAAACAATCAGGAGAATAAAGAGAAAGAGCCACTATCTGTTTCAACTCAAACTGATGCTGCGCCCCCCAGCTTCAATATGTCCTCTGCGTTAGATGCCTTAACGGGGTTCGACGATTCCACTCAAGTTGCTGTTAACGGTGTATTCCAGGCAATTGAGGGCATGCTTGCTCAGTTACAGGCGAAAAGAGAAGATCAGAATCAAGTGAAGGATGAAAGTGATAAACTAGATGTCAATAGAAGGGACGCCGAAAAAAATTTGACGGAAGACACTCGCAATCTGAAGGATCATGACCATAATCCAGAAAGTGTGGGTAATATGTGGAGAAACCCAG GTTATTTGGCTACTTTTCCATATGGGGACCCACTTTACAAGGAATACCTTAGGGCTTACCTTCTTTCAGAGTTGCGAAAATCCAGGCCTGCAGTTTTGGGTGCAAAGTCAGCTTTGCCTTTCTACTATTTCCCAAAAGATGGTCAGTGGAGACTTCTGGAACAAATAGAAGATGATGGTGCGTCTGGTGAAAAATTTACAACCCGTGAAGGTGATTCTAGGGATAGTCCTAATTCTAAAACTAAGTACACTGACAATATTATTGAACCCTCTTATGTCATATTGGATTCTGGAAAGCAGCAGAAAATAAATGACGGATTTGAGGAAATGGACATGGCATCTGAGCGCACTGACTTTGGCAAGTTGGATGAGTCGatgttttttgttaaaaatcttATAGTAGAATGTTTAAATGTAGAAGTTTCTAGGAGGGTCAGTGCTGACATGGAAGAATTAGAGTCTGAAATAGCTAGGGATATAGAACGTGTCGCAAATGCTGTGTCTCTGGCTGCAAGGCACGAGAAGGAAGACATGCGCGAGCAGAATGAACATCCGTCGAATACGCTTGGCTCTCTCCACGGGGAGAATATAGTCAGAGCTATTTCATTCGCTATTCAGGATACCGAATATTTAAAAAGAGTGCTACCTGTTGGTGTTATTGTTGGCTCTAGTTTAGCTTCACTTCGAAAATTCTTCAATGTTTCTGCATTGGATAGTGATGGTGAAAAAGATTCCAATTTTCATCAGGTTCAAAAATCAAAAGCCAGTTTTATTCCAGTCGACAAAAAAGAGACTGATGCGCGGCTTCCGGTGAAATTTGAAGATGAAAGTAGTCTATGCCTGCCGGTTAGCAAAGATGAGGATAAGATTGCTGTCCAATGTTCAAGCGGCAATAATGTAATGCTAGGCGCTGTTACGACTGCTCTAGGGGCATCTGCATTTTTTATTGGTCAACAG GATACTGAAACTGGTGGATCTCTAATGGACTCCCGCAAGGAGGAAGCAAATAGTGCAGATCCTTCCGAGCTTGAAGAGATACCGGAGAGAACTCAGAAAAATATAGTCACAAGTCTTGCGGAAAAAGCAATGTCTGTTGCTAGTCCTGTGGTTCCTACAACAGAAGATGGGGAAGTGGATCATGCAAG GCTGGTATCCATGCTAGCAGAACTAGGACAGAAGGGGGGAATTTTGAAACTGGTTGGAAAAGTTGCGCTGCTTTGGGGTGGAATACGTGGCGCAATGAGTGTAACTGACAGGCTCATTTCATTTCTGCATATTGCTGAACGTCCGCTGTTTCAGAG GATTCTTGGCTTTATATTCATGGTGCTGCTTCTATGGTCACCTGTTATTATTCCGTTGTTTCCATCTCTAATGCGAAGTTGGACGACTCCAAATCCATTCAAAATTGTCGAGCTTACTTGCATAACTAGCCTGTATATTTCTATAATGATAATGGTAATGTTGTGGGGGAAAAGAATTCGCAAGTATGATGATCCACTACTGCAATATGGTCTGGATTTTACTTCAATACCTAAG TTCAGAAACTTTTTGATGGGTCTTGCTGGAGGGACAATGCTTGTTTTAATGATACAGTCAGTAAACTCCTTGCTTGGCTGTGTGCAATTGTGTTGGCCTACTACTTTATCTTTACCATATTCAGAACCCTTTACATTGATGAAGTCATACGCAAGTATGCTTTTGCTGATTGTTCAAGGAATTGCCACTGCAACTGGTGTTGCAACTGTGGAGGAATTGCTCTTTCGGTCATGGTTGCCCGAGGAAATTTCTTCCGATTTTGGTTATCACCGTGGATTAATTATTTCTGGGCTTGCATTTTCTTTATCTCAAAG GTCAATATGGGAAATACCTGGATTGTGGTTATTGTCCTTGAGTTTGTCTGGAGCTCGTCAACGAAGTGAAGGTAGCCTCTCCCTTCCCGTAGGGATCCGTACGGGGATACTGGCTTGCAGTCTCATCTTAAAAACGGGTGGCTTTTTGAAATATCGACCTTATCTCCCTATATGGTTTACGGGTGGCCACCCTTCTCAGCCATTTAGTGGAGTCGTTGGTCTTGCATTCTCTTTAGTTTTGGCAATCATTATGTACCCACGTCGGTCACCTCTTCATGAGACAAAAACAAGCAGAGCAACGAAAAATTGA
- the LOC142551911 gene encoding uncharacterized protein LOC142551911 isoform X3 codes for MSLAFPHKECLLMSFAIHKRTSLPSRHHRKRRRLRPCSHFNPSSLISDNLFHGLLSQLPSLSYLDYIAPTLGFTSGLAFYFSSKSHKLIPIPEERSGFDSTVGEWILFSSPTPFNRFVTLRCPSIRFPEGELLENVNEKLVKEGTHFVNLNCGRIVQGKSEEDDILEKLAYQRLCVGTEDGGVLSLDWPANLELEEERGWDTTVFIVPGTAEGSYEGKIKRLVRECLRRGVFPVVMNPRGCAGSPLITPRLFTAADSDDIFTAVQFIHKKRPWTTFMGVGLGYGANMLTKYLVEYGERTPLTAATCIDNPFDLEVATRSTMEDMKLTGGLIGILQRNKELFQGRGKGFDVEKALLASSTRDFDNAISVVSHGFDNVENFYEKSSTLDVVGKVKIPVLFIQNDGGTFPTFSIPRGLIAENPYTSLLLCSHSSSGRDSLLNFSWCLNLTIEWLNAVELGLLKGRHPLLKDVDFTVNPSKGLPFFGDNTSSKADGENKLLNFPNGFSAKNSTSKMLHVYDTEGKLHPRSARDIGRMPPQTGLQDEGSDVGHQLNASDAKEEDEASKSFENERGQALQTAQVMMNMLDVTMPDTLSEEQKKKVLDAVGQGEMLMKALEDAVPEDVREKLISSVSEIVQSQRSNLKFNEMLGLGHIPDVASGLNSKLQEKIGLSRGSGDEEARFSDQNKKSNEAGDGSQELEKANDSGLSQSDNNLANNLKKMEKEKVEGQSNLKEKDNEDGYDVSNDQSKVKEADHVDGNSDAPSSSTETQPAENKAENNQENKEKEPLSVSTQTDAAPPSFNMSSALDALTGFDDSTQVAVNGVFQAIEGMLAQLQAKREDQNQVKDESDKLDVNRRDAEKNLTEDTRNLKDHDHNPESVGNMWRNPGVPGYLATFPYGDPLYKEYLRAYLLSELRKSRPAVLGAKSALPFYYFPKDGQWRLLEQIEDDGASGEKFTTREGDSRDSPNSKTKYTDNIIEPSYVILDSGKQQKINDGFEEMDMASERTDFGKLDESMFFVKNLIVECLNVEVSRRVSADMEELESEIARDIERVANAVSLAARHEKEDMREQNEHPSNTLGSLHGENIVRAISFAIQDTEYLKRVLPVGVIVGSSLASLRKFFNVSALDSDGEKDSNFHQVQKSKASFIPVDKKETDARLPVKFEDESSLCLPVSKDEDKIAVQCSSGNNVMLGAVTTALGASAFFIGQQDTETGGSLMDSRKEEANSADPSELEEIPERTQKNIVTSLAEKAMSVASPVVPTTEDGEVDHARLVSMLAELGQKGGILKLVGKVALLWGGIRGAMSVTDRLISFLHIAERPLFQRILGFIFMVLLLWSPVIIPLFPSLMRSWTTPNPFKIVELTCITSLYISIMIMVMLWGKRIRKYDDPLLQYGLDFTSIPKFRNFLMGLAGGTMLVLMIQSVNSLLGCVQLCWPTTLSLPYSEPFTLMKSYASMLLLIVQGIATATGVATVEELLFRSWLPEEISSDFGYHRGLIISGLAFSLSQRSIWEIPGLWLLSLSLSGARQRSEGSLSLPVGIRTGILACSLILKTGGFLKYRPYLPIWFTGGHPSQPFSGVVGLAFSLVLAIIMYPRRSPLHETKTSRATKN; via the exons ATGAGCCTCGCTTTCCCACACAAGGAATGCCTGCTTATGTCCTTCGCAATCCACAAGAGAACCTCCCTTCCTTCCCGCCATCACCGGAAACGCCGTCGTTTGAGACCCTGTAGCCACTTCAATCCTTCATCTTTGATTTCCGATAATTTATTTCATGGCCTACTATCTCAACTTCCTTCGCTAAGCTACCTTGATTACATTGCCCCGACTCTCGGGTTCACCTCTGGCCTCGCTTTCTATTTTTCTTCTAAATCCCATAAATTGATTCCGATCCCTGAAGAAAGGAGTGGTTTTGATTCTACTGTCGGGGAGTGGATTTTGTTTTCGAGCCCTACTCCGTTTAATCGCTTCGTGACGTTGCGTTGCCCGTCAATTCGTTTCCCTGAAGGTGAATTGCTGGAGAATGTGAATGAGAAGCTCGTTAAAGAGGGTACGCATTTTGTGAATTTGAACTGTGGGAGGATAGTTCAGGGTAAGAGCGAGGAGGATGACATCCTGGAAAAGTTGGCGTATCAGAGGCTCTGTGTTGGCACGGAGGATGGTGGAGTTTTGTCCTTGGATTGGCCGGCTAATTTGGAGTTAGAGGAGGAGCGAGGATGGGATACTACAGTTTTTATTGTTCCAGGAACTGCAGAAGGGAGTTATGAGGGGAAAATCAAGCGATTGGTTCGTGAGTGTTTGAGAAGAGGGGTGTTTCCAGTTGTCATGAATCCAAGAGGGTGTGCGGGCTCACCATTGATCACTCCGCG GTTATTTACCGCCGCTGACAGCGATGATATCTTCACAGCTGTTCAGTTTATTCACAAGAAAAGACCGTGGACAACATTTATGGGTGTGGGCTTGGGATATGGTGCCAATATGTTGACAAAGTACTTGGTTGAATATGGAGAGAGAACACCTCTAACAGCTGCAACATGCATAGACAATCCATTTGACTTAGAGGTGGCCACTCGATCAACTATGGAGGATATGAAGCTAACAGGAGGGTTGATCGGAATACTTCAACGTAACAAG GAATTATTTCAAGGTCGAGGAAAAGGATTTGATGTGGAAAAAGCTCTCTTGGCATCATCCACTAGAGATTTTGACAATGCGATATCAGTAGTGTCCCATGGATTTGATAACGTTGAAAACTTCTATGAGAAATCCAGCACACTAGATGTGGTGGGCAAAGTGAAGATTCCTGTTCTTTTTATTCAG AACGATGGTGGAACATTTCCAACGTTTTCCATTCCAAGGGGTTTGATTGCTGAAAATCCGTACACAAGTTTGCTTCTTTGTTCTCATTCATCATCTGGTAGAGATAGTTTATTAAATTTCTCTTGGTGCCTGAATCTAACGATCGAG TGGCTCAATGCTGTAGAGCTTGGACTTCTAAAAGGCCGTCACCCACTTCTGAAAGACGTCGATTTCACTGTAAATCCTTCGAAGGGTTTGCCATTCTTCGGTGATAATACTTCTAGTAAAGCTGATGGTGAGAACAAGCTCCTGAATTTCCCTAATGGATTCTCTGCTAAAAATTCTACATCAAAGATGCTGCACGTATATGATACCGAGGGGAAACTTCATCCAAGATCAGCAAGAGATATAGGAAGGATGCCTCCTCAAACTGGACTGCAAGATGAGGGTAGTGATGTAGGACATCAACTTAATGCTAGTGACGCAAAAGAAGAAGACGAAGCATCTAAATCTTTCGAGAATGAAAGAGGACAAGCGCTGCAAACTGCACAAGTGATGATGAATATGCTTGACGTGACTATGCCAGATACTCTTTCAGAAGAACAGAAAAAGAAG GTCCTTGATGCTGTGGGTCAAGGGGAGATGCTGATGAAAGCGTTGGAAGATGCGGTACCTGAAGATGTACGAGAAAAGCTTATTAgctctgtttctgaaattgtGCAGAGTCAAAGGTCTAATCTAAAATTTAATGAAATGTTGGGATTGGGGCACATTCCCGATGTGGCATCAGGACTGAACTCAAAATTGCAAGAAAAAATTGGACTATCAAGAGGAAGTGGTGATGAGGAGGCTCGCTTTTCTGATCAAAATAAAAAGAGCAATGAAGCTGGAGATGGTTCTC AAGAACTTGAAAAAGCTAATGATTCAGGTTTGAGTCAATCGGACAACAATCTTGCCAACAACctgaagaaaatggaaaaagaaaAAGTTGAAGGTCAATCAAACCTGAAAGAAAAGGATAACGAGGATGGCTATGATGTATCAAATGATCAAAGCAAGGTGAAAGAAGCTGATCACGTTGATGGAAATTCTGATGCTCCATCCTCCTCTACTGAGACTCAACCCGCAGAAAATAAAGCAGAAAACAATCAGGAGAATAAAGAGAAAGAGCCACTATCTGTTTCAACTCAAACTGATGCTGCGCCCCCCAGCTTCAATATGTCCTCTGCGTTAGATGCCTTAACGGGGTTCGACGATTCCACTCAAGTTGCTGTTAACGGTGTATTCCAGGCAATTGAGGGCATGCTTGCTCAGTTACAGGCGAAAAGAGAAGATCAGAATCAAGTGAAGGATGAAAGTGATAAACTAGATGTCAATAGAAGGGACGCCGAAAAAAATTTGACGGAAGACACTCGCAATCTGAAGGATCATGACCATAATCCAGAAAGTGTGGGTAATATGTGGAGAAACCCAG GGGTTCCAGGTTATTTGGCTACTTTTCCATATGGGGACCCACTTTACAAGGAATACCTTAGGGCTTACCTTCTTTCAGAGTTGCGAAAATCCAGGCCTGCAGTTTTGGGTGCAAAGTCAGCTTTGCCTTTCTACTATTTCCCAAAAGATGGTCAGTGGAGACTTCTGGAACAAATAGAAGATGATGGTGCGTCTGGTGAAAAATTTACAACCCGTGAAGGTGATTCTAGGGATAGTCCTAATTCTAAAACTAAGTACACTGACAATATTATTGAACCCTCTTATGTCATATTGGATTCTGGAAAGCAGCAGAAAATAAATGACGGATTTGAGGAAATGGACATGGCATCTGAGCGCACTGACTTTGGCAAGTTGGATGAGTCGatgttttttgttaaaaatcttATAGTAGAATGTTTAAATGTAGAAGTTTCTAGGAGGGTCAGTGCTGACATGGAAGAATTAGAGTCTGAAATAGCTAGGGATATAGAACGTGTCGCAAATGCTGTGTCTCTGGCTGCAAGGCACGAGAAGGAAGACATGCGCGAGCAGAATGAACATCCGTCGAATACGCTTGGCTCTCTCCACGGGGAGAATATAGTCAGAGCTATTTCATTCGCTATTCAGGATACCGAATATTTAAAAAGAGTGCTACCTGTTGGTGTTATTGTTGGCTCTAGTTTAGCTTCACTTCGAAAATTCTTCAATGTTTCTGCATTGGATAGTGATGGTGAAAAAGATTCCAATTTTCATCAGGTTCAAAAATCAAAAGCCAGTTTTATTCCAGTCGACAAAAAAGAGACTGATGCGCGGCTTCCGGTGAAATTTGAAGATGAAAGTAGTCTATGCCTGCCGGTTAGCAAAGATGAGGATAAGATTGCTGTCCAATGTTCAAGCGGCAATAATGTAATGCTAGGCGCTGTTACGACTGCTCTAGGGGCATCTGCATTTTTTATTGGTCAACAG GATACTGAAACTGGTGGATCTCTAATGGACTCCCGCAAGGAGGAAGCAAATAGTGCAGATCCTTCCGAGCTTGAAGAGATACCGGAGAGAACTCAGAAAAATATAGTCACAAGTCTTGCGGAAAAAGCAATGTCTGTTGCTAGTCCTGTGGTTCCTACAACAGAAGATGGGGAAGTGGATCATGCAAG GCTGGTATCCATGCTAGCAGAACTAGGACAGAAGGGGGGAATTTTGAAACTGGTTGGAAAAGTTGCGCTGCTTTGGGGTGGAATACGTGGCGCAATGAGTGTAACTGACAGGCTCATTTCATTTCTGCATATTGCTGAACGTCCGCTGTTTCAGAG GATTCTTGGCTTTATATTCATGGTGCTGCTTCTATGGTCACCTGTTATTATTCCGTTGTTTCCATCTCTAATGCGAAGTTGGACGACTCCAAATCCATTCAAAATTGTCGAGCTTACTTGCATAACTAGCCTGTATATTTCTATAATGATAATGGTAATGTTGTGGGGGAAAAGAATTCGCAAGTATGATGATCCACTACTGCAATATGGTCTGGATTTTACTTCAATACCTAAG TTCAGAAACTTTTTGATGGGTCTTGCTGGAGGGACAATGCTTGTTTTAATGATACAGTCAGTAAACTCCTTGCTTGGCTGTGTGCAATTGTGTTGGCCTACTACTTTATCTTTACCATATTCAGAACCCTTTACATTGATGAAGTCATACGCAAGTATGCTTTTGCTGATTGTTCAAGGAATTGCCACTGCAACTGGTGTTGCAACTGTGGAGGAATTGCTCTTTCGGTCATGGTTGCCCGAGGAAATTTCTTCCGATTTTGGTTATCACCGTGGATTAATTATTTCTGGGCTTGCATTTTCTTTATCTCAAAG GTCAATATGGGAAATACCTGGATTGTGGTTATTGTCCTTGAGTTTGTCTGGAGCTCGTCAACGAAGTGAAGGTAGCCTCTCCCTTCCCGTAGGGATCCGTACGGGGATACTGGCTTGCAGTCTCATCTTAAAAACGGGTGGCTTTTTGAAATATCGACCTTATCTCCCTATATGGTTTACGGGTGGCCACCCTTCTCAGCCATTTAGTGGAGTCGTTGGTCTTGCATTCTCTTTAGTTTTGGCAATCATTATGTACCCACGTCGGTCACCTCTTCATGAGACAAAAACAAGCAGAGCAACGAAAAATTGA